CTGTAGTGCCGGCAGTACAGGGATCCTAAAATATCCCGCCTAATTTCCTCTGTTCTCGCTTATTTTCTCGCCATCATTAATCGTCTGAGCCTATAAAAGAAGACACCGAGGCTCTCGTCTAGCCATCCTAGAAATCGCCAGTGCGCAAAGTGTGTACACATTTTTTTCAGTCGATATGAGTTTTCCTTGTTCGGATCAAAGCATTAGGCCGAGGAAAATGAAGACTGCAAGTTTGCCTCCTGGGGTGGCAGTCCTGCGGTGTTGGTGTGGCGatctttgcaaggtgaaggaggtgacGGATTTTTCAGATTGGTTGGGCATGAAGTTTTTCATGTGCGCCAATTATGAGGAAGATCCTGCCGTAGCTATTTCAGAGTACGACAAGCCTCCAGTATGGTTTAACCATCACGAatagatattgttggtattttCATTGATTCTTTAGTAACATTCTTGTTTCTTGTTGTAGTCTCCTCCGCCTCTGTGCATGTACTATCGTTGGATTGGCACGGAGAAGCCGGCTTGGGCAGTGACTGAGATTCGTGAAAGAAGTCGCCGTGCGTGGAATAGTTTATTTGCGGAAGAGCGACGCGAGAAggcggaagctgaggagaaagcagagcaagagagagagttAAAAGAATACTATGCGGAGCAACACCATTTTTTTGAGGAAATAGGAAAGAAAAACAGGGAAGAGGCTCGTCGCATGGAGGAGCAGGAACGACAGCGAAAGGAGGCTCGTGAGGCGGAGAgacagagaaagaaagaaagggctcgTCAGGCCAAGGCAACAGAAGAAGCTGgcgatggaaaaggaaaatatccacgTTGGACTCAGTAGATTCCTGTGGTAGTATTTTAAATTTCGCAATCATTTGTATCTTTATTTCTGCAGTTTAATGTAGCTTCATTTCAGTAGTTAAATGTAGCTTTATTTAAATTCGACGatgtatcttattttcagttgtACCTTATCGTGTtgtatcttattttcagttgtACCTTGTCGTGATGGAAAAATATATAGTTTTAAAATAAAGTAGtggcattttctttccctccactaATTATCGAGCATCGTGCAACAACTATAAAATGAAATTAATATAGAACATAATGCCTTACAATAAGAGAGTACAAAAtaataatgcaagtacatctgaattaaacggtacaactggaatacagcttaaaaactacatgaaggcatcatcgtcatcctccgtcgatgcagaactcttgccctttgaggatacagaactcttacccttggacgatgaagaactctttcccttcgaggatgcagtactcttgcccttggacgatgcagaactcttgccctttgacgaagcagaacccggaagcggcggcatgaagatatcatcttcgtcctcgctctcctcggTCCATAAAAATGGATGGTTTTCTGCAGTCCTTCTAAAAGTTTCACTCTTTGGCTCCACAACCTTCTTCCACCTTGCAtccaacctaagaagttctttacgtacctcctcataggtcctttcaggccacccagacctacgtaattggtgagccaactcattcattatggtgtcactaccggtgagatcgtcccatggaactatcctattgtccatcctgaaatcggtagctagcctcagaagagtgctactcatcccagggtgaaaactacgatcgaaaggataatgggacatctcgactacactacactcgaatgcttatccacctccgtctgaagggggttttataggtaaagaggagaaaatggcgggaaagaacgactgcggtatggagggaaagggttggcgggaacatatggcgggaaacgggtggcaggaagatatggcgggaaggggttggc
This region of Triticum aestivum cultivar Chinese Spring unplaced genomic scaffold, IWGSC CS RefSeq v2.1 scaffold152440, whole genome shotgun sequence genomic DNA includes:
- the LOC123176685 gene encoding MAP7 domain-containing protein 1-like, whose amino-acid sequence is MSFPCSDQSIRPRKMKTASLPPGVAVLRCWCGDLCKVKEVTDFSDWLGMKFFMCANYEEDPAVAISEYDKPPSPPPLCMYYRWIGTEKPAWAVTEIRERSRRAWNSLFAEERREKAEAEEKAEQERELKEYYAEQHHFFEEIGKKNREEARRMEEQERQRKEAREAERQRKKERARQAKATEEAGDGKGKYPRWTQ